A stretch of Mucilaginibacter terrae DNA encodes these proteins:
- a CDS encoding DUF92 domain-containing protein, producing the protein MALSVYFKKLTVVAALNGVLCALLVYAGAGFTGIALMTTFFITGTLATSWKVDLKRSLKVAEENKGQRKTSQVLANAGVAAIAGLMSLIFETGQTLWPVLIAAAFSAATADTLASELGTVYGKRFCNILTFKPDLRGLDGVISIEGTLIGLMGSALIAYIYAIGFSFNTSFIIVVISGTMGNLTDSFLGAWLERKGIIKNDAVNFLNTLFAAASAALMWYL; encoded by the coding sequence ATGGCACTTAGCGTTTATTTTAAAAAACTTACGGTAGTAGCAGCCCTAAACGGAGTTTTATGTGCTTTATTGGTTTACGCAGGGGCCGGATTTACAGGTATTGCACTAATGACAACATTTTTTATAACAGGAACCCTGGCTACATCATGGAAAGTTGACTTAAAACGCAGTTTAAAGGTAGCTGAAGAAAACAAAGGCCAGCGCAAAACAAGCCAGGTGTTAGCTAATGCCGGCGTAGCGGCTATTGCCGGCTTAATGAGTTTAATATTCGAAACAGGCCAAACCCTATGGCCGGTACTCATAGCCGCAGCCTTTTCTGCGGCCACGGCCGATACTTTAGCCTCGGAGCTGGGTACGGTTTACGGCAAACGTTTTTGTAATATTTTAACCTTTAAGCCCGATTTAAGAGGCTTGGATGGTGTAATAAGCATTGAAGGTACCCTGATAGGATTAATGGGTAGTGCGCTTATTGCCTATATTTACGCTATTGGGTTTAGCTTTAACACGAGTTTTATTATAGTAGTTATAAGCGGTACCATGGGTAATTTAACCGATTCATTTTTAGGCGCATGGCTCGAGCGTAAAGGCATCATCAAAAACGATGCTGTAAACTTTTTGAATACCTTATTTGCGGCTGCTTCCGCCGCGTTAATGTGGTATTTATAA
- a CDS encoding serine O-acetyltransferase, with protein MNQEFYKHLFEKPHRAKAIPSNKAIANWALSVVHLLYPEQSKDKFNSIEELELYTRQLQHELCGIIDGCDDECNNSKQIAQHFFDEVPELYRILNTDIQAIYNGDPAARSEFEVIRTYPGFYAICYYRIAHLLHKLNVPLIPRILTEHAHSKTGIDIHPAAVIGEYFHIDHGTGLVIGESCLIGQYVKMYQGVTLGALSVHKNMAGTKRHPTVEDRVIIYSGATILGGETVIGHDSIIGGNVWLTKSVAPHSTVYHTPMTTVQT; from the coding sequence ATGAACCAAGAGTTTTATAAGCACCTGTTTGAAAAACCGCATCGCGCCAAAGCTATTCCATCAAATAAAGCAATAGCCAATTGGGCATTGAGCGTAGTGCATTTACTGTACCCTGAGCAATCAAAAGATAAGTTTAACAGTATTGAAGAACTGGAACTTTATACCCGCCAACTGCAACATGAGTTATGCGGTATTATTGATGGATGTGATGATGAGTGCAATAACAGTAAACAAATTGCACAGCATTTTTTCGATGAAGTACCCGAGCTTTACCGCATTTTAAATACAGATATACAAGCCATTTACAACGGTGACCCGGCAGCTCGCAGCGAGTTTGAGGTGATACGTACTTACCCGGGATTTTATGCCATATGTTATTATCGTATTGCCCACCTTTTGCACAAGTTAAACGTGCCGCTTATTCCGCGCATACTTACCGAGCATGCACACTCCAAAACAGGCATCGATATACACCCTGCAGCAGTTATTGGAGAGTATTTTCATATTGACCATGGTACGGGGCTGGTAATAGGAGAGTCGTGCTTGATAGGACAATACGTAAAAATGTACCAAGGCGTAACCTTGGGTGCATTGAGCGTACACAAAAACATGGCCGGTACCAAACGGCATCCAACAGTTGAAGACCGCGTGATCATTTACTCGGGTGCCACCATTTTGGGCGGCGAAACCGTGATTGGGCACGATAGCATTATTGGTGGCAATGTGTGGCTTACCAAAAGCGTAGCGCCACATTCTACCGTGTACCATACGCCCATGACTACCGTGCAAACATAA
- a CDS encoding glycoside hydrolase family 53 protein encodes MKTNFIKAIACMVTLLVMAACSANKYAITNHTNAFSKGADISWLPQMEATGFKFRNAQGIEEDFFKILKDKGINTIRLRTWVNPSADKASGHCSKEETVAMALRAKKWGMRIMIDFHYSDTWADPGKQKKPKAWEGHDFSTLLNDVYTYTFGVMTALQKAGINPEWVQVGNETPGGMIYPEGSINNWPQLAQLINKGYDAIKAVSPQSKVILHLDQGNNNERFRWWFDKATTQKAKYDVIGLSYYPYWLKGSPDYTLSINDLAKNLNDMAARYNKEVMVVEVGGESAKPQNTYDMLVAVQQKVKLVPNNKGLGVLYWEPQGANSWSHYALSAWGDDGKPTKAMDAFLVK; translated from the coding sequence GTGAAAACCAATTTTATTAAAGCCATTGCTTGCATGGTAACCTTATTGGTTATGGCGGCATGTTCGGCAAACAAATACGCTATTACCAACCACACCAACGCATTTTCGAAAGGAGCCGATATAAGCTGGCTACCCCAAATGGAAGCCACCGGGTTTAAATTCCGTAATGCACAAGGCATTGAGGAAGACTTCTTTAAAATACTGAAAGACAAAGGCATAAATACCATCAGGCTGCGTACTTGGGTAAACCCGTCGGCCGATAAAGCCAGCGGCCATTGCAGTAAAGAAGAAACCGTTGCTATGGCCCTAAGGGCTAAAAAATGGGGTATGCGCATCATGATCGATTTCCATTACAGCGATACCTGGGCCGACCCCGGCAAACAAAAAAAGCCCAAAGCCTGGGAAGGGCACGACTTTTCAACCCTGCTTAACGATGTATATACCTACACCTTCGGCGTAATGACCGCCCTCCAAAAAGCCGGCATAAACCCGGAATGGGTACAGGTAGGCAACGAAACCCCGGGCGGCATGATCTACCCCGAGGGCAGCATCAACAACTGGCCGCAACTGGCTCAACTGATTAATAAGGGCTACGACGCAATAAAGGCTGTTAGTCCGCAAAGCAAGGTTATCCTTCACCTCGATCAGGGCAATAATAATGAACGCTTCCGCTGGTGGTTTGACAAGGCCACGACACAAAAGGCTAAGTATGATGTGATCGGCCTCTCCTATTACCCTTACTGGTTAAAAGGCAGTCCCGATTACACCTTATCTATCAATGATTTGGCGAAAAACCTTAATGACATGGCCGCACGGTACAACAAAGAAGTAATGGTGGTTGAAGTAGGCGGTGAATCAGCTAAACCGCAAAATACCTATGATATGCTGGTAGCAGTTCAGCAAAAAGTAAAGCTGGTGCCTAATAATAAAGGTCTTGGGGTATTATACTGGGAACCCCAAGGTGCAAATTCATGGAGTCACTACGCCTTGAGCGCCTGGGGCGATGATGGAAAACCTACCAAGGCTATGGATGCGTTTTTAGTGAAGTGA
- a CDS encoding DNA polymerase Y family protein, which produces MNQNSLQARTQARVLFVDMDSFFARCEQQVNYWLRGRPVGVCVYTGQFGCVISLSKEAKARGLKAGMRLNDAIKVCPDLVPVESNPARYREFHKKIIGVLKEYCQDVVPKSIDEAIINLTNYEHIHPDPVVVARRIKQDILSRVGDFLTCSVGIAPNAFLAKLGSGLGKKPPYDGLLVIDPQNIDSILRPLKLGDLPGIGSNMAYRLERGGIHTPLEMRYAPAHRLKAIFKSIEGMYWHYRLNFIETNIASHDYKGMQAQRQISAEKRQSMAYIEQLFMTLCLTLEKRMVRHKFYCKAIAFTARYKDENRWDDAFTITTPVQDAVSLMRMIRLRMESLKNSPTPPLF; this is translated from the coding sequence ATGAATCAAAACTCGTTGCAGGCACGTACCCAGGCTCGTGTGCTTTTTGTGGATATGGATAGCTTTTTTGCCCGTTGCGAGCAGCAGGTAAATTACTGGCTGCGTGGCCGTCCGGTTGGGGTTTGCGTGTACACGGGGCAGTTTGGCTGCGTTATATCGCTCTCTAAAGAGGCCAAGGCACGCGGCTTAAAAGCCGGTATGCGCCTTAACGATGCCATCAAGGTTTGTCCCGATCTGGTGCCCGTGGAAAGTAATCCTGCGCGTTACCGCGAGTTTCATAAAAAAATTATTGGTGTGCTTAAAGAGTACTGCCAGGACGTGGTGCCCAAGAGTATTGACGAAGCCATTATTAACCTCACTAATTATGAGCACATACACCCCGACCCGGTTGTTGTTGCCCGTCGCATTAAGCAGGACATTTTAAGCCGCGTGGGCGATTTTTTAACCTGCTCGGTAGGTATTGCGCCTAACGCCTTTTTGGCTAAGTTAGGTTCGGGTTTGGGTAAAAAGCCGCCGTATGATGGATTGCTGGTGATTGATCCGCAAAATATTGATAGTATACTGCGGCCACTTAAACTGGGCGATTTACCCGGCATTGGCAGCAATATGGCTTACCGGCTGGAACGTGGCGGCATACACACCCCGCTCGAAATGCGCTACGCCCCTGCCCACCGCCTTAAAGCCATTTTTAAAAGTATAGAGGGCATGTACTGGCATTACCGGCTCAATTTTATTGAAACCAATATAGCATCACATGATTATAAGGGCATGCAGGCCCAGCGCCAAATCTCGGCCGAAAAGCGGCAGAGCATGGCCTATATTGAACAGCTGTTTATGACCTTGTGCCTCACCCTCGAAAAACGCATGGTGCGCCACAAGTTTTACTGCAAGGCTATTGCCTTTACCGCCCGTTATAAAGATGAAAACCGCTGGGACGATGCCTTTACCATAACCACGCCCGTGCAGGATGCCGTGAGCCTGATGCGGATGATACGCCTCCGCATGGAAAGTTTGAAGAACTCACCAACTCCGCCTCTATTTTAA
- a CDS encoding alpha-2-macroglobulin family protein, with the protein MCRFLITSTLLFILSCSVCIAQRISQEQWGKLESQLNEKLFLQDNQKLLQQWRDEARQKGNDIDYARALCNLIIIRDLKTEDSLYFYNSSVIDSVISGRHSSNRLQAIVHIMQAQRLGAFASRYHRFNIKSYHTSGLKVNYADLSLAQTDSLVNSHLQKAFGLSGFAFTFTQYKWLSTNPGLFLFEPSFKDFVLAERVNLTSVIFNHNGGLYSNDVKSLLSLQSDEFRQTIGEWGKNKTPGADVLKAYYDWMALNKADAGKAAFIESLARKAIWTRSAQDSVLRKQYINYLQLAAKSPYNELCAHAVYQLCMFWVEEGRKYGSYASGSYYNYEFPFFDAKYKDYLRNAANLYNKNSNLLKKYPGFNNVLQSTFDQQKSSGLQIKINQDHVLPDTPILLTAIYRNIDTIYCRLIEIGALEDHQNNSNLLVASYLQRKPVTEKHFVLPPASDYNLHAAYLKLDALPKGHYRLLFSNKPLKNAAADILNSVAFEVGNIAAINTDDHVFVLDRKTGIPLKDATLKAYVSDKNRNYTPINTFVKPVNKMGYTIIPKNTTKIVVSYNGDTTSTITSVNKYELRDKIYTPDEHAKDTDEDLLDYIDDNLIAHIFTDRSIYRPGQTVHYKMLFITKNPKTGESVPFCAGNFKNGEKLVQKWLKDNNEPVEFIDAFNKVIDTAKISINEFGSFSGSFVIPKNAATGEWKIEPGLIDTRYGNRGYFKVEEYKRPTFELVAEKPKKSIRPGKPFTVYFKLRSFSGATLNNVPVKYEVLRNGKIPDETNPYSYITIADTTMYADASGKIDIQINDTLLKKYNFVDSIEWRLTYTIKLKATDATGETAEVSQSVTVLNRPVGISIPMLNIYNKKEMVPFKVTTATLYEGTVGRNVNIKLYRTGPARSSDITYPSVDEWIYSKTDLKKWFPFLFPENDAPPVKELVYQTTVNTAKNEKLILPADKVNAGHYQVVASVTDSGKLSGLITYYFKVFDSETGDMPSKKETLSYLTSTNAQPGDKITWYTWAAGKTYSIYQVNYVGKNKKEEIINTYTTIYEPAGLRKWTYQIPKNISQGKLWLNRIYVADNKIQVEQKTIAIIQPAKQAEPEIIIEKYRRVMAPGATETFSVSVKTNNNKLAAELMTTLYDASLDKLEPHTWDIYPLMVRRNDTYIYTRWPNYITQSTRAGNYQPKPINTSITLREQTARVDMPLQGRLAGLAASTSSVTESNPNEIYTARSLNSLTSITIRGNNSLTNFNQPLVVLNGVVFEGNLKDIDPSLVSQAMVLKGAEASALYGSRASQGVLIISTQGPIVLPEPEKPVAKVRKNFNETAFFFPQVHAGTDGYYTFTFTMPESATEWNWKMLAHTKDARFAYLERKLQTQLNLMVQPNMPRLLYQGDRINLQSRISNLAQEAVDGTVSCKIEDAVTGQDITAQLVTSGTRPFKLNGKSSDGAGFMLQVPDGQQNPLKIVISVQTQGAADAEEHIIPVSTTRVFVRQSVPLHFGNEAQLIIPRVKMAPGSVLYGLGLSINAKPQAAVINALPWLANYSYNCAEQTFNKLKANVTALLLMRTDTAAQQAYKRAFASTATQQTAADSQLPDELAQQTMPWLNLGNQTAKQQQQLLKLLDTVKAKQTITTHIERLYDLQQTGGGLSWFDNGKSDRYISAYVLAGIRGLQKQGWTRLNFATQQNVFENSINNLAKYNLSELSKIPLTEAAAPLTQYMLYAAANIQDKAAKGRAIAIIDAAWKNAVPSSLDAGALLIINTLNHTQPTEPLYKKAVQLLGNIRQQAIVDEQNGMRWKDISDADELSSSGEETLALLAEAFELAGKNTSTQNGMVKWLLIARQDEHWQTTKGTSAAIDLLKNQKGGAFGTPQGIEAALTASQKLQVSNGLLSGAPAAFVKLDELPVAVNVSKQGTNVNGALSWYYFAQPDGLDTLNKGLSINRKLFLQAPDNTWKPITPTTRLKPGNKVRVQLTIEAGTRLKYVYINDPRAAAFEPQGLTSDFHYNSSGLSYYQSVRDAGMQFFADILPRGTSTISYELTVVHEGEFATGAATLQCMYKPNVTAYSNTGKVVVSSN; encoded by the coding sequence ATGTGTCGCTTCCTTATCACATCTACCCTGCTGTTTATTTTAAGCTGTTCAGTTTGTATTGCTCAGCGCATTTCGCAAGAGCAATGGGGCAAACTGGAATCTCAGTTAAACGAAAAGCTTTTTTTGCAAGACAACCAAAAGCTTTTGCAACAGTGGAGAGATGAGGCCAGACAAAAGGGAAATGATATTGACTATGCGCGTGCACTGTGTAATCTCATTATTATACGTGACCTTAAAACCGAAGACTCACTTTACTTCTACAACAGTTCTGTTATTGACTCGGTAATTTCTGGTCGCCACTCATCAAACCGGCTCCAGGCAATTGTACATATTATGCAGGCACAACGCCTGGGGGCATTTGCATCAAGATACCATAGGTTTAATATTAAAAGCTACCACACATCTGGCTTAAAAGTAAATTATGCTGATCTATCGTTGGCACAAACAGATAGCTTGGTGAACAGCCACTTACAAAAAGCATTTGGCTTGTCAGGCTTTGCCTTTACTTTTACCCAATATAAATGGCTGTCCACTAATCCAGGATTATTTCTTTTTGAGCCCTCTTTTAAAGATTTTGTTTTGGCCGAACGGGTTAACCTGACAAGTGTTATATTTAATCATAATGGTGGCCTTTATAGCAATGATGTAAAATCACTGCTGAGTCTTCAGTCTGATGAGTTCAGACAAACAATTGGCGAGTGGGGTAAAAATAAAACACCCGGTGCCGATGTTTTAAAAGCTTACTATGATTGGATGGCTTTAAATAAAGCAGATGCCGGTAAAGCAGCTTTCATAGAATCACTGGCAAGAAAAGCGATATGGACCCGATCGGCACAAGATTCGGTATTAAGAAAACAATACATTAATTACTTACAATTGGCAGCCAAATCGCCATATAATGAATTATGTGCACATGCTGTTTACCAGCTTTGTATGTTTTGGGTAGAGGAAGGTCGCAAATATGGTAGTTACGCAAGTGGATCTTATTACAATTATGAATTTCCTTTCTTTGATGCCAAGTATAAAGACTATTTGCGAAATGCTGCAAACCTGTATAATAAAAATAGCAACCTGTTAAAAAAATATCCTGGTTTCAACAACGTGCTTCAGAGTACATTTGATCAGCAAAAATCGAGCGGATTACAAATTAAAATCAATCAGGATCACGTACTGCCTGATACTCCAATTTTACTAACGGCAATCTACCGTAACATCGACACTATTTATTGTCGCTTAATTGAAATAGGCGCATTGGAGGACCATCAGAATAACAGCAATTTACTGGTTGCTTCTTACCTGCAACGTAAGCCGGTTACAGAAAAACACTTTGTATTGCCGCCAGCGAGTGATTACAACCTTCATGCTGCTTATTTAAAGCTCGATGCTTTGCCAAAAGGGCATTACCGCTTACTGTTCTCAAATAAACCACTAAAGAATGCCGCTGCAGATATACTGAACAGTGTAGCATTTGAAGTTGGGAATATAGCTGCTATTAATACCGATGATCATGTTTTTGTGTTAGATCGTAAAACCGGTATTCCGTTGAAAGACGCAACTTTAAAAGCTTATGTAAGTGATAAAAATAGGAATTATACCCCGATCAACACATTTGTTAAACCCGTGAACAAAATGGGTTACACCATCATTCCCAAAAACACAACTAAAATTGTGGTTAGTTACAATGGAGATACAACATCAACCATAACAAGTGTGAATAAATACGAGTTAAGAGATAAGATTTATACTCCTGATGAACACGCTAAGGATACCGACGAAGACCTGCTCGACTACATTGACGATAACCTGATAGCTCATATTTTTACTGACCGTAGTATTTACCGACCGGGGCAAACGGTGCATTATAAAATGCTGTTCATTACCAAGAACCCAAAAACGGGTGAGTCTGTCCCTTTTTGTGCAGGTAATTTTAAAAACGGTGAAAAACTGGTACAAAAGTGGCTCAAAGATAACAACGAGCCTGTGGAGTTTATAGATGCCTTTAATAAAGTGATCGATACGGCAAAAATTAGTATTAATGAGTTTGGAAGTTTTTCAGGATCATTTGTAATACCCAAAAATGCGGCCACTGGTGAATGGAAAATTGAACCCGGTTTAATAGATACCCGGTACGGAAACCGCGGCTACTTTAAAGTTGAAGAATACAAACGCCCGACCTTTGAACTGGTGGCCGAAAAACCTAAGAAGAGCATACGTCCGGGTAAGCCGTTTACGGTGTATTTTAAATTGCGCTCTTTTAGCGGGGCCACTTTGAACAACGTGCCTGTTAAATACGAAGTGCTGCGTAATGGCAAAATACCTGATGAAACAAATCCGTATTCATACATAACCATTGCTGATACTACCATGTATGCCGATGCCAGCGGTAAAATTGACATTCAAATAAACGATACACTTTTAAAGAAATACAATTTTGTTGATTCCATTGAATGGCGTTTAACCTACACCATCAAATTAAAAGCAACCGATGCCACCGGCGAAACTGCTGAAGTTAGCCAATCGGTAACGGTACTAAACAGGCCGGTGGGTATCAGCATCCCCATGCTTAACATCTACAATAAAAAAGAAATGGTGCCTTTTAAGGTGACTACCGCGACTCTATACGAAGGAACGGTTGGCCGCAATGTAAATATTAAGCTTTACCGAACAGGCCCGGCTCGCTCATCTGATATTACCTATCCGTCGGTTGATGAGTGGATTTATAGTAAAACCGATCTGAAAAAATGGTTCCCGTTTTTATTCCCTGAAAATGATGCACCGCCCGTAAAAGAACTTGTTTACCAAACCACGGTTAACACTGCAAAAAACGAAAAGCTCATCCTCCCGGCCGATAAGGTTAACGCAGGCCATTATCAAGTAGTAGCCTCCGTTACCGATAGCGGTAAATTAAGCGGTTTAATTACTTACTACTTTAAGGTATTTGACAGCGAAACCGGCGATATGCCATCCAAAAAAGAGACTTTAAGCTATCTCACTTCCACCAATGCCCAGCCGGGCGACAAGATAACCTGGTACACCTGGGCGGCCGGCAAAACCTATAGTATTTACCAGGTTAATTACGTGGGTAAAAATAAAAAGGAAGAGATCATCAACACTTACACTACCATTTATGAACCAGCAGGTTTACGCAAATGGACCTATCAAATACCTAAAAATATAAGCCAGGGTAAATTGTGGCTCAACCGTATTTATGTTGCCGATAATAAGATACAGGTAGAGCAAAAAACCATTGCAATCATCCAACCAGCTAAACAAGCAGAACCCGAAATCATCATCGAAAAATATCGCAGGGTGATGGCTCCGGGAGCTACGGAAACCTTCTCGGTATCAGTTAAAACCAATAACAATAAGCTTGCTGCCGAATTGATGACCACCCTGTACGATGCATCTTTAGATAAATTGGAACCGCATACCTGGGATATTTATCCGCTAATGGTACGCCGTAACGACACTTATATTTATACCAGATGGCCAAACTATATTACACAAAGCACCCGTGCTGGTAACTACCAGCCCAAGCCTATTAATACCAGTATAACTTTAAGAGAGCAAACTGCCCGGGTAGATATGCCCTTGCAAGGACGGCTTGCCGGGTTAGCGGCATCTACCTCCAGTGTAACCGAAAGCAATCCAAATGAAATATATACGGCACGATCCCTTAACAGCTTAACAAGCATTACCATCCGGGGTAACAACAGTCTTACTAATTTTAACCAGCCACTCGTTGTTTTAAACGGTGTAGTTTTTGAAGGGAATTTGAAAGATATTGACCCGTCACTTGTTTCACAAGCAATGGTACTTAAAGGCGCCGAGGCATCGGCCTTATACGGTTCGCGCGCTTCACAAGGTGTGCTCATCATTAGTACGCAAGGGCCTATTGTACTGCCCGAACCCGAAAAACCAGTAGCTAAAGTGCGTAAGAATTTTAATGAAACCGCGTTTTTCTTTCCACAAGTACATGCCGGCACCGATGGGTATTACACCTTTACGTTTACCATGCCCGAAAGCGCCACCGAGTGGAACTGGAAAATGCTGGCCCATACCAAAGATGCCCGTTTTGCCTACCTGGAACGTAAGCTGCAAACCCAGCTCAACCTTATGGTGCAGCCCAATATGCCCCGGCTGCTTTACCAGGGCGACCGTATTAACCTGCAAAGCCGCATAAGCAACCTTGCGCAGGAGGCCGTGGATGGTACCGTATCCTGCAAAATTGAAGACGCTGTAACCGGTCAGGACATTACCGCACAACTGGTTACCTCGGGCACCCGGCCGTTTAAACTCAACGGCAAAAGCTCGGATGGTGCAGGGTTTATGTTACAGGTTCCTGATGGTCAGCAAAATCCGCTTAAAATAGTGATCAGCGTACAAACCCAAGGCGCTGCCGATGCCGAGGAACATATCATCCCGGTATCAACTACCCGTGTATTTGTGCGCCAAAGCGTACCCCTCCATTTTGGAAATGAAGCTCAATTGATTATTCCCCGCGTTAAAATGGCTCCCGGTTCGGTGTTGTATGGCTTGGGCTTATCTATCAATGCCAAACCACAGGCCGCTGTAATTAACGCACTGCCCTGGCTGGCTAATTACTCGTACAACTGTGCCGAGCAAACGTTTAATAAACTCAAAGCCAATGTAACCGCCCTGCTGCTCATGCGTACCGATACTGCCGCGCAACAAGCCTATAAGCGTGCCTTTGCATCAACCGCTACACAACAAACTGCTGCCGACAGCCAACTCCCCGACGAGCTTGCCCAACAAACGATGCCATGGCTAAACCTGGGTAACCAAACCGCAAAGCAACAGCAGCAATTGTTAAAATTATTAGATACCGTAAAAGCTAAACAAACCATTACCACCCACATTGAACGTTTGTACGATTTACAACAAACCGGCGGCGGATTATCATGGTTTGATAATGGTAAAAGCGACAGGTATATTTCGGCATATGTGCTGGCTGGCATACGCGGGCTGCAAAAACAAGGGTGGACACGGTTGAACTTCGCCACCCAGCAAAATGTATTTGAAAACTCCATCAATAATCTTGCAAAGTACAACCTCAGCGAGCTTTCAAAAATTCCGCTAACCGAGGCTGCTGCTCCCCTAACCCAGTATATGCTTTATGCTGCTGCCAATATTCAGGATAAAGCCGCTAAAGGCCGGGCTATTGCTATTATTGATGCCGCATGGAAAAACGCTGTACCTTCATCATTAGATGCCGGGGCGTTACTCATTATTAATACCCTCAACCACACACAGCCAACAGAGCCGCTTTATAAAAAAGCAGTTCAACTGCTCGGTAACATCAGGCAGCAAGCCATTGTTGACGAGCAAAACGGCATGCGCTGGAAAGATATATCTGATGCTGATGAGCTGAGCAGCAGTGGCGAAGAAACTCTTGCCCTGCTGGCCGAAGCCTTTGAACTGGCCGGTAAAAATACATCAACACAAAACGGCATGGTTAAATGGCTGCTTATCGCCCGGCAGGATGAGCACTGGCAAACCACCAAAGGTACATCGGCCGCTATTGATCTGCTTAAAAATCAAAAAGGCGGCGCGTTTGGCACACCGCAAGGTATTGAGGCCGCTTTAACGGCAAGCCAAAAGCTACAGGTAAGTAACGGGTTATTAAGCGGCGCTCCGGCTGCGTTTGTAAAACTGGATGAGTTACCTGTCGCCGTTAATGTAAGCAAACAAGGTACTAATGTGAATGGAGCCCTCAGCTGGTATTATTTTGCCCAACCCGACGGGCTCGACACCCTGAACAAAGGGCTCAGCATAAACCGTAAATTGTTTTTGCAGGCACCTGATAATACCTGGAAACCCATAACCCCTACCACCCGCCTAAAGCCCGGCAATAAGGTACGTGTGCAACTGACCATAGAAGCTGGCACCCGCCTCAAGTACGTGTATATTAACGACCCGCGTGCAGCCGCTTTTGAGCCGCAGGGCCTCACCAGCGATTTTCATTACAACAGCAGCGGACTATCGTACTACCAATCGGTAAGGGATGCGGGCATGCAGTTTTTTGCCGATATATTGCCCCGCGGAACATCAACCATAAGCTACGAATTAACCGTGGTACACGAGGGCGAATTTGCCACCGGGGCAGCAACGTTGCAGTGTATGTATAAGCCCAACGTAACAGCTTACAGCAATACAGGCAAAGTGGTTGTTAGCAGTAATTGA
- the cysM gene encoding cysteine synthase CysM encodes MAGIIDIIGNTPIVELQKLNSNPNVKIYAKLEGNNPGGSVKDRASLNMIRSALERGEIKPGTKLVEATSGNTGIALAMIAGLYNLEIELVMPANSTRERTLTMEAFGAKVTLLESIEVCRDYAEEKGASDGYFLLNQFANEDNYMAHYKTTGPELWRDTGGEITHFVSSMGTTGTIMGCSKFLKEKNPGIQIVGCQPTEGSSIPGIRRWPEAYLPKIFDPSRVDRVMDIDEVEAIHMSRKLARTEGIFAGMSSGGACSAAIKLAQELEQGIIVFICCDRGDRYLSSELFG; translated from the coding sequence ATGGCAGGCATTATTGATATTATTGGCAATACGCCCATAGTTGAACTCCAAAAACTCAACTCCAATCCCAATGTAAAAATTTATGCCAAGCTCGAAGGGAACAACCCTGGTGGCAGCGTAAAAGACCGTGCATCGCTCAATATGATACGTAGCGCACTGGAGCGTGGCGAAATTAAACCTGGTACCAAACTGGTTGAGGCCACCAGCGGTAACACGGGTATAGCTTTGGCCATGATAGCTGGGTTATACAACCTGGAAATTGAACTGGTGATGCCGGCAAACTCTACCCGTGAGCGTACCCTTACCATGGAAGCATTTGGCGCAAAGGTTACGCTGCTGGAAAGTATTGAGGTTTGCCGCGATTATGCCGAAGAAAAAGGTGCATCCGACGGGTATTTCCTGCTTAACCAGTTTGCTAATGAGGATAATTATATGGCTCATTACAAAACTACCGGCCCCGAGTTATGGCGCGATACCGGAGGCGAGATCACCCACTTTGTAAGTTCGATGGGTACTACAGGCACTATTATGGGCTGCTCTAAGTTTTTAAAAGAAAAGAACCCCGGTATACAAATTGTAGGCTGCCAGCCAACCGAAGGATCATCTATACCTGGCATACGCCGTTGGCCCGAGGCTTATTTGCCTAAAATATTCGACCCAAGCCGTGTTGACCGGGTGATGGATATTGACGAAGTAGAGGCTATACATATGTCGCGCAAACTGGCCCGTACCGAAGGCATATTTGCCGGTATGAGTAGCGGCGGGGCATGTTCGGCGGCTATAAAACTGGCGCAGGAATTAGAGCAGGGCATTATTGTATTTATATGTTGCGACAGGGGCGACCGTTACCTGAGCAGTGAATTATTTGGATAA